A window of Puntigrus tetrazona isolate hp1 chromosome 11, ASM1883169v1, whole genome shotgun sequence contains these coding sequences:
- the LOC122353979 gene encoding uncharacterized protein LOC122353979 isoform X4 has translation MEWIVFIVFQLLTEVQSYKSPTVRVSPDVIRESSSVKISCETPGDVPVNQCYYYTNREERNIKTSWRCELDLTGAELIRWAAVTSHGLINIYCYYTPVNDTSSSLPHSPHATVKVIVSPSTTTEQTSTTAMKTSALLVMSTSETTTHPTTDPHSNPKLSTSLTKETTISITNSTLSGNSRISEHTTTAIDFISGSTRTAVSNVHTSTAHPTNQHTDTGTWFVVYVSTAVAVVFFGLTVCLCWFASKKRRKQLNTMEVPNHGIGMSNSGTAEIYSLITSVPETSQPISEGLEHPESHQDSTADPTDTNSFVMSVNAIYQPSDVLANKQQKQGNPEDNENVYHLYSTILDKPVRAEDHVYSLLNMNQ, from the exons ATGGAGTGGATTGTTTTCATCGTTTTTCAGCTCCTGACGGAGGTTCAGTCTTACA aGTCTCCTACTGTAAGAGTATCTCCAGATGTCATAAGAGAGTCCAGCTCAGTGAAGATCAGCTGTGAGACGCCAGGAGATGTTCCAGTGAATCAGTGTTATTACTACACAAACAGAGAAGAGAGGAATATAAAAACCAGTTGGAGATGTGAGCTGGATCTCACTGGTGCTGAACTGATCAGATGGGCAGCTGTAACATCACATGGATTAATCAACATTTACTGTTACTACACACCGGTGAATGatacatcatcatcattaccTCATTCTCCTCATGCCACAGTGAAAGTTATAG TTTCACCATCAACCACCACTGAACAAACTTCTACAACAGCCATGAAAACCT CAGCATTACTTGTAATGTCCACTTCTGAAACTACAACACACCCTACTACTG ATCCCCATTCCAACCCAAAGCTGTCAACAAGTTTGACAAAGGAAACTACAA TTTCTATTACAAACTCCACTTTGTCTGGTAACAGTAGAATATCAGAACATA CAACAACGGCTATAGATTTCATATCTGGATCCACCAGAACTG CTGTTTCTAATGTTCACACATCAACGGCTCACCCTACAAATCAACACACAG ACACAGGCACATGGTTTGTCGTGTATGTTTCCACTGCTGTTGCTGTGGTTTTTTTTGGACTCACGGTCTGTCTTTGCTGGTTTGCAA gtaagaaaagaagaaagca ATTGAATACAATGGAAGTGCCCAATCATGGAATTGGTATG aGTAATTCTGGAACTGCAGAGATATATTCTCTGATCACTTCTGTACCAGAAACATCTCAGCCCATATCTGAAG gCCTCGAACACCCAGAGTCACATCAGGACAGCACTGCAGATCCTACAGACACTAACTCTTTCGTTATGTCtgtaaatgcaatttatcaGCCATCAG ATGTTTTGGCCaataaacaacagaaacagGGAAATCCAGAGGACAATGAG AATGTTTATCACCTGTACTCCACAATCCTTGACAAACCAGTTCGCGCAGAAGATCACGTGTACAGTTTGTTGAACATGAACCAATGA
- the LOC122353979 gene encoding mucin-5B-like isoform X2, with translation MEWIVFIVFQLLTEVQSYKSPTVRVSPDVIRESSSVKISCETPGDVPVNQCYYYTNREERNIKTSWRCELDLTGAELIRWAAVTSHGLINIYCYYTPVNDTSSSLPHSPHATVKVIVSPSTTTEQTSTTAMKTSALLVMSTSETTTHPTTDPHSNPKLSTSLTKETTISITNSTLSGNSRISEHTTTAIDFISGSTRTAVSNVHTSTAHPTDPHTATTAIDFISGSTRTAVSNVHTSTAHPTNQHTDTGTWFVVYVSTAVAVVFFGLTVCLCWFASKKRRKQLNTMEVPNHGIGMSNSGTAEIYSLITSVPETSQPISEGLEHPESHQDSTADPTDTNSFVMSVNAIYQPSDVLANKQQKQGNPEDNENVYHLYSTILDKPVRAEDHVYSLLNMNQ, from the exons ATGGAGTGGATTGTTTTCATCGTTTTTCAGCTCCTGACGGAGGTTCAGTCTTACA aGTCTCCTACTGTAAGAGTATCTCCAGATGTCATAAGAGAGTCCAGCTCAGTGAAGATCAGCTGTGAGACGCCAGGAGATGTTCCAGTGAATCAGTGTTATTACTACACAAACAGAGAAGAGAGGAATATAAAAACCAGTTGGAGATGTGAGCTGGATCTCACTGGTGCTGAACTGATCAGATGGGCAGCTGTAACATCACATGGATTAATCAACATTTACTGTTACTACACACCGGTGAATGatacatcatcatcattaccTCATTCTCCTCATGCCACAGTGAAAGTTATAG TTTCACCATCAACCACCACTGAACAAACTTCTACAACAGCCATGAAAACCT CAGCATTACTTGTAATGTCCACTTCTGAAACTACAACACACCCTACTACTG ATCCCCATTCCAACCCAAAGCTGTCAACAAGTTTGACAAAGGAAACTACAA TTTCTATTACAAACTCCACTTTGTCTGGTAACAGTAGAATATCAGAACATA CAACAACGGCTATAGATTTCATATCTGGATCCACCAGAACTG CTGTGTCTAATGTTCACACATCAACGGCTCACCCTACAGATCCACACacag CAACAACGGCTATAGATTTCATATCTGGATCCACCAGAACTG CTGTTTCTAATGTTCACACATCAACGGCTCACCCTACAAATCAACACACAG ACACAGGCACATGGTTTGTCGTGTATGTTTCCACTGCTGTTGCTGTGGTTTTTTTTGGACTCACGGTCTGTCTTTGCTGGTTTGCAAGTAAG aaaagaagaaagca ATTGAATACAATGGAAGTGCCCAATCATGGAATTGGTATG aGTAATTCTGGAACTGCAGAGATATATTCTCTGATCACTTCTGTACCAGAAACATCTCAGCCCATATCTGAAG gCCTCGAACACCCAGAGTCACATCAGGACAGCACTGCAGATCCTACAGACACTAACTCTTTCGTTATGTCtgtaaatgcaatttatcaGCCATCAG ATGTTTTGGCCaataaacaacagaaacagGGAAATCCAGAGGACAATGAG AATGTTTATCACCTGTACTCCACAATCCTTGACAAACCAGTTCGCGCAGAAGATCACGTGTACAGTTTGTTGAACATGAACCAATGA
- the LOC122353979 gene encoding uncharacterized protein LOC122353979 isoform X3, producing the protein MEWIVFIVFQLLTEVQSYKSPTVRVSPDVIRESSSVKISCETPGDVPVNQCYYYTNREERNIKTSWRCELDLTGAELIRWAAVTSHGLINIYCYYTPVNDTSSSLPHSPHATVKVIVSPSTTTEQTSTTAMKTSLLVMSTSETTTHPTTDPHSNPKLSTSLTKETTISITNSTLSGNSRISEHTTTAIDFISGSTRTAVSNVHTSTAHPTDPHTATTAIDFISGSTRTAVSNVHTSTAHPTNQHTDTGTWFVVYVSTAVAVVFFGLTVCLCWFASKKRRKQLNTMEVPNHGIGMSNSGTAEIYSLITSVPETSQPISEGLEHPESHQDSTADPTDTNSFVMSVNAIYQPSDVLANKQQKQGNPEDNENVYHLYSTILDKPVRAEDHVYSLLNMNQ; encoded by the exons ATGGAGTGGATTGTTTTCATCGTTTTTCAGCTCCTGACGGAGGTTCAGTCTTACA aGTCTCCTACTGTAAGAGTATCTCCAGATGTCATAAGAGAGTCCAGCTCAGTGAAGATCAGCTGTGAGACGCCAGGAGATGTTCCAGTGAATCAGTGTTATTACTACACAAACAGAGAAGAGAGGAATATAAAAACCAGTTGGAGATGTGAGCTGGATCTCACTGGTGCTGAACTGATCAGATGGGCAGCTGTAACATCACATGGATTAATCAACATTTACTGTTACTACACACCGGTGAATGatacatcatcatcattaccTCATTCTCCTCATGCCACAGTGAAAGTTATAG TTTCACCATCAACCACCACTGAACAAACTTCTACAACAGCCATGAAAACCT CATTACTTGTAATGTCCACTTCTGAAACTACAACACACCCTACTACTG ATCCCCATTCCAACCCAAAGCTGTCAACAAGTTTGACAAAGGAAACTACAA TTTCTATTACAAACTCCACTTTGTCTGGTAACAGTAGAATATCAGAACATA CAACAACGGCTATAGATTTCATATCTGGATCCACCAGAACTG CTGTGTCTAATGTTCACACATCAACGGCTCACCCTACAGATCCACACacag CAACAACGGCTATAGATTTCATATCTGGATCCACCAGAACTG CTGTTTCTAATGTTCACACATCAACGGCTCACCCTACAAATCAACACACAG ACACAGGCACATGGTTTGTCGTGTATGTTTCCACTGCTGTTGCTGTGGTTTTTTTTGGACTCACGGTCTGTCTTTGCTGGTTTGCAA gtaagaaaagaagaaagca ATTGAATACAATGGAAGTGCCCAATCATGGAATTGGTATG aGTAATTCTGGAACTGCAGAGATATATTCTCTGATCACTTCTGTACCAGAAACATCTCAGCCCATATCTGAAG gCCTCGAACACCCAGAGTCACATCAGGACAGCACTGCAGATCCTACAGACACTAACTCTTTCGTTATGTCtgtaaatgcaatttatcaGCCATCAG ATGTTTTGGCCaataaacaacagaaacagGGAAATCCAGAGGACAATGAG AATGTTTATCACCTGTACTCCACAATCCTTGACAAACCAGTTCGCGCAGAAGATCACGTGTACAGTTTGTTGAACATGAACCAATGA
- the LOC122353979 gene encoding mucin-5B-like isoform X1 — MEWIVFIVFQLLTEVQSYKSPTVRVSPDVIRESSSVKISCETPGDVPVNQCYYYTNREERNIKTSWRCELDLTGAELIRWAAVTSHGLINIYCYYTPVNDTSSSLPHSPHATVKVIVSPSTTTEQTSTTAMKTSALLVMSTSETTTHPTTDPHSNPKLSTSLTKETTISITNSTLSGNSRISEHTTTAIDFISGSTRTAVSNVHTSTAHPTDPHTATTAIDFISGSTRTAVSNVHTSTAHPTNQHTDTGTWFVVYVSTAVAVVFFGLTVCLCWFASKKRRKQLNTMEVPNHGIGMSNSGTAEIYSLITSVPETSQPISEGLEHPESHQDSTADPTDTNSFVMSVNAIYQPSDVLANKQQKQGNPEDNENVYHLYSTILDKPVRAEDHVYSLLNMNQ; from the exons ATGGAGTGGATTGTTTTCATCGTTTTTCAGCTCCTGACGGAGGTTCAGTCTTACA aGTCTCCTACTGTAAGAGTATCTCCAGATGTCATAAGAGAGTCCAGCTCAGTGAAGATCAGCTGTGAGACGCCAGGAGATGTTCCAGTGAATCAGTGTTATTACTACACAAACAGAGAAGAGAGGAATATAAAAACCAGTTGGAGATGTGAGCTGGATCTCACTGGTGCTGAACTGATCAGATGGGCAGCTGTAACATCACATGGATTAATCAACATTTACTGTTACTACACACCGGTGAATGatacatcatcatcattaccTCATTCTCCTCATGCCACAGTGAAAGTTATAG TTTCACCATCAACCACCACTGAACAAACTTCTACAACAGCCATGAAAACCT CAGCATTACTTGTAATGTCCACTTCTGAAACTACAACACACCCTACTACTG ATCCCCATTCCAACCCAAAGCTGTCAACAAGTTTGACAAAGGAAACTACAA TTTCTATTACAAACTCCACTTTGTCTGGTAACAGTAGAATATCAGAACATA CAACAACGGCTATAGATTTCATATCTGGATCCACCAGAACTG CTGTGTCTAATGTTCACACATCAACGGCTCACCCTACAGATCCACACacag CAACAACGGCTATAGATTTCATATCTGGATCCACCAGAACTG CTGTTTCTAATGTTCACACATCAACGGCTCACCCTACAAATCAACACACAG ACACAGGCACATGGTTTGTCGTGTATGTTTCCACTGCTGTTGCTGTGGTTTTTTTTGGACTCACGGTCTGTCTTTGCTGGTTTGCAA gtaagaaaagaagaaagca ATTGAATACAATGGAAGTGCCCAATCATGGAATTGGTATG aGTAATTCTGGAACTGCAGAGATATATTCTCTGATCACTTCTGTACCAGAAACATCTCAGCCCATATCTGAAG gCCTCGAACACCCAGAGTCACATCAGGACAGCACTGCAGATCCTACAGACACTAACTCTTTCGTTATGTCtgtaaatgcaatttatcaGCCATCAG ATGTTTTGGCCaataaacaacagaaacagGGAAATCCAGAGGACAATGAG AATGTTTATCACCTGTACTCCACAATCCTTGACAAACCAGTTCGCGCAGAAGATCACGTGTACAGTTTGTTGAACATGAACCAATGA